TAATTTTATGACGAATTGAAGATTTTAATTCCCTCAAATATCGCGCTGCATGTTGATTATCACTTTTGGACAAGTGATTTTTTGTTGCTAACCTCAAGAATTTAGTGGTATATTCATTGACACTCTTATTTTTCTACAAACAATATTGGTAAGctttaaataaatattgttcataatTTGGAGGTAAAAATCTACCCCTTTATAATTATTGCATCCTCCTCCATGAAGTGATTGGATTGCACCCTTCTCGCTTCCTTGTCTCTTTCAATTGATCCCATCATTCAAAAGCTCCTCCCTTTAATCTATAAGCCACTAATTTCACCTTCGTTCCTTCAGAATTTCAGTATACTCGAAGAAATAATCCATCTCAGTCAACCAATCAAGAAAACTTTCAATGTCAAGATCTCTACTAAAGGTAGGGATATCCATCTTTAATTtgaactcatcatccttcctaTGGTGTTGTTGGAAATTTCAGCCACCTCTTCCTTGTTCTTGGTGTGCAACATACCAGAAGTCCATCTCCTCATCCTCGCTTGTATCATCCTCCATCATAGCCCTTTTTCTAGGGTTGAAGATAATAGGTTCAAGTTCATCTCTACCGGGGTTAGATCCACCGGCTTGAATAAGTACTTGATTCCTATTTTCACGAACATTCACCCTAGTGCGCAATTGCTCTTGGATCTCTTGCAATGGTCGCATAATTTCTGTCGTAGAGTTTTGCTGCTCTTCGATTGCTCTCCAAACAGTTGATAACCCCTGATCACCATCACAAGGTTGATTGCTATCACCACCACTAGTATTGGTCATCGTAATGAGGGTGAAATCCCTACTCTAAAACCACCTGATGCAGCGTGTAAAGTAAAAAAGGATCGACACATGATCAAActcttgaaaataaaaaaaaaaaagatctaaTTCAAGCTTTTAATAAACACAGGATTTAATCCAGAATCTAAGGAAAAAATAAAGCAAACTAGCTTTGTAAAGAAAAGAACTTCATTGAATAAATTTAGAAACTTATACATAATGAAAATACAATGCGTAATGCATATTTATAGTATTCTAAATCCCAATTTAAGTAGGaatgaattaaatataattaatctaAATAGAATAAGATAACATAAATATAATAGAAAATTTAGATAGAATAGAAAAATAACTAATTCTAATTGAAATTGGATAACTAATAAATAtatctatttaaataaaataaaataaatgttccGCATCATAGCTACCTTGTAAACGATTGAAGAATCCAATATTTTCATGTTCTTTTTTTCCAAAGGTTATGCAAGTTCGCCATGGTGCTTGGATGACCTAGAGAAGAAACAGGTGGTTTGACTGATTTTCTAACAAGTAGATCCATCTGACCTACATTAAAGAGCTTGGAAAATTTTTAGATGAACGCGGAGAAGGTGCAAAGTTTAATATCTGTCTTGTCAGAAGCTTCCAGTCTATCTAGATGCATCATTGGTAAATTTGATTTGTTAGGAAAGGACCATTTTTTCACTTAAGTTTTCTATATTACATTGTggttaatttcaagttattcttGTTTGTTCTTTGCAGGCCTTCTAACTCACAGGAAATTGCTGGAGATATTTGGAAGACATTGAATAAGAGATGTCATCTACTTCCCCTATAgattttgttggaattgattCGCGCATTGAGAGAGTTGAATCCTTGCTATGCATTGGATCATTGGATGTTCGCATTGTTGGAATATGGGGAATGGGTGGTATAGGAAAGACGACTATTGCTGAAGCTGTGTTCAAGCGTAATCTTGCTCAATTTGAAAGCTGCCACTTCTTTGCAAATGTGAGGGAAGAGTCAGAAAAACATGGGTTATTAAATTTTCGAAGTGAGCTTCTTTCTAAAATATGTGGGAAAGGAAATTTTAATAGAAGAACTCCCAATTTTGGGTTCTCTTTCGGCAAGAATAGGCTTTGTCGAAAAAAGGCCCTTATTGTTCTTGATGATGTGAATAGCTCAATGCAATTGCAAGAACTGTTAGTTGATTTATGTCATTTGTTTGGCCAAGGAAGTAAAATCATTGTAACAAGTAGGGATAGGCAAGTGCTCAAAAGTGGAGTTGATGAAATATATGAGGCTGAGAGCTTAAATCGTGATGAATCTCTTCTACTCCTTAGCGTGCATGCTTTTAACCAAAATCACCCCTTCCAAGAGTTTATGCAGTCATCAAAGAGTGCAATCTATTATGCAAAAGGCAATCCACTAGCCCTTATAGTTTTGGGTTGCTTTTTGTTTGAAAAAAGGAAACAGGATTGGGAAATTGCATTGAATAAACTGAGAAGAACATCAAATGTGGGAATAAAGAATGTCTTAAGATTAAGTTATGATGGATTAGAAACCGAAGACAAGGAAATATTTCTTGATATTGCATGTTTCTTTAAAGGCGAGGATGTATATTTTGTGAAAAGAATACTTGATGGCTGTGGTTTCTCTATGGATTTAGGAATTAACATTCTTGTGGATAAGTCTCTCATTACTATTTCAAACAACAAGTTGTGGATGCATGATTTGCTACAAGAAATGGGTTGGGAAATTGTTCAGAAAGAATCTATTGAAGAACCTGGCAAACGTAGCAGATTGTGGCACCACGAGGATGTCTATCATGTGTTGACAAAAAATACGGTAAGAGCCAAGTACAAAAAATTTACATGGACTTCAGTAATCAAATAGATAATAATTGGTTAGTGTCAATTTCCATATGTTTTCTACATTGGTTTCATAATTGCTTAAATGTATAATTTGTACCTTCCTTCACTGAATTAGTCCTCTAGACCTGATTTTCATTCCCAGTTAATTTGATTTTGGTTATCAGGGGACTCAAGAGGTTGAGGGCATAGCTTTAGACCTCTCTCAAACGAAAGAGTTGCGCTTGACCTCCAATACTTTCAAGAAGATGTATAATCTTAGATTGCTCAAGTTTCATGATTCTGACTTTGAAAATTTCTCTAAAGTGCACTTTCCTGATGAAGGccttacatttcattcaaataagtTGCGATATCTCCACTGGTAGAGGTACCCTTCAAAATCCTTGCCAGCTAACTTTTGTCCTGAAAACCTTGTTGAGCTCAATCTTCCTCGTAGCAATGTTGAACAACTCTGGGAAGGAGTGCAGGTATATATTAATTTCCAAATGGATCAAATCTGTTCTTTTGTCCTGCAAAATGGATTATAAGTTCCAGAAATACTGACTTATTTTAGTGATTTATATTTTGATACAGGACCTTGTGAAGCTGAAGAGGATCGATCTCAGTTACTCTGAGTATTTGATTCAAATCCCAGATCTTTCAAATGCTAAAGAACTTGAGAGTTTGAATCTTAAAGGGTGCACAAATTTGGTTGAGGTCTCCTCATCTGTTCAGAATCTTAACAAGCTTGAATATCTGAATATGGAAGGTTGTAAAAATCTTAGTTGTATTCCGAGCACATTTGCTTCCAAGCTTATAAGAACTTTGAATCTGGTTGGTTGCTCAAATCTCAAGAAGTTCCCAGAGATTGCAGGAAATGTGgaagaattatttttaaattacacTGCTATAGAAGTTGTTCCCTCAGCAATTGAGTGCCTTACCAAGCTTGTCTCTTTGCGTCTCACAAGCTGCGCAAAGCTCAGAAGTTTACCAAGCCACATTTGCAAGTTGAAATGTCTTCGAATGCTGAATTTATGTGGCTGCTCGAAACTTGAGAGTTTCCCAGAAATTTTGGAGGCTATGGAAGGTTTGAAATACCTTTATTTGGCTAACTGCAGAAATCTTCAGAGTCTTCCGAACAGCATTGGTAATTTGAAAAATCTTGCAGAGCTTGATTTAAGAGGGACAATGATTAAAGAGCTACCCTCGTCCATTGAGCATCTAACTGGCCTTGATCAGTTAGAACTACAGAACTGCAAAAGCCTGGTGAACCTTCCGGACAGCATTTGTAATTTAAAATCCCTGAAAAATCTTCACATCGATGGTTGTCCAAAACTTGACAAGTTGCCAGAGAACCTGGATAATTTAGAATCTCTGGAGGATTTAGATATAAGTGGAAGTGCTGTAAAACAACTGCCATCCTCTATCATACATTTAAAAAGTCTCGGAAGGTTATTGTTTAGAGTTCAAGATTCAGCAGGTTTAttacaaattcccacagcaatagACAGACTATCCTCATTGAAGACACTATTTCTAAGTGGAAACAACTTCGAAAGCATACCTGCAAGCATTGAACACCTTTCTCAGTTGCACTCGCTTGACGTGGCCTACTGCAGAAGGCTTCGCTCTCTGCCAGAGCTTCCTGGGAGTCTACAACATCTATATGCACATGAATGCACATCATTAGAAAGTGTACTTAGCAGCAAACACTTCTCTGAGATAGATTATATGCTTGAAAGTAGCAATTTCAAGCATTTTGCATTACCAATTGCATCAAAATGGATCAAAAGACTCGCAGAAGCATTCTTGCAGGCACAGAGCAGAGAATTCAAGTTGTGGCTACTGCGTCAGATCAACTATATAATGATGAaagggtctctctctctctctctctctctttgtagTCTTCACACGCACAGACACTATGTTTCATGTTTCTAAATTCACAATACTTGTTGTGCAACAGGGTTCGGTTAAAATTCATTTGCCTGGCGGTGAAATTCCAATGTGGTTCTGCAACCAAAATATGGGATCTTCAGTAAGTATGCAGCTTCATTCAAGCTACAGTCAATTAAAGGGAATTGCTTTATGTGTTGTGCTCGAATTTGAGGAAAATTATGTGGATTCCGGTTTGATTGTTAGATGCAAATGCCACTTCAAAACAAACCACGGTGGAAGCAGTGATCTGAATTTCAATTTGAATAACTGGCTTCAATGGTATTACAAACCAATTCTCTTTAAGTCAGATCATTTGTTTGTATGGGATGATCCTTGCTTTGAAGCTAATATAATTGATGAAGATTGGTTTGGTAAATACAGTGAGGCCACTTTCgaattctttcctctagattatAAAGAAAACCTCTTACGGAATTGCAAGGTGAAGAAATGTGGAGTTCGTCTGCTAATTTGTGAGAGGATAGCCATCAGAACCTATAATTCTGATGAGGAAGAGGAACCATGTCCTAAGAGATTGAAATGTCTCCAAGAATAGCCATGTGAATCTGTACTTTTTCTTCACCAGTGTCTCTCTGTTTGAAATGTAGATTTTCATGTTTCAGTAATATATATAGACTAGTTGGCAAATTGATGCatgaactctctctctctctctctctctgtgtataTGTTATTATCATTTGTTGTAAATTCTGATAAAAATGGATTGCCTTGATCAGGCTGATGAAGTAATTGCTTTCTTTTATTTGACCCATTTTACATGTTGAATTTATGCCAATATGCATCAGAATGGAACAAAGCACTGCATGTGTATCTTTTACTAATAATTCATACAAGAAAAttctaaaattgaaatatttactCTGTTTGTTTttgtagaaaataatttatatataaaaaatattttttatttttttgttgtaATATTAAACTAATGTTATTTGTTTATATCAAATATGTATAAGtgttttcacactttaataaaatttttaaggtttagaaaataaattttccttgaaatgaagaagttatttttcttaaaaataattgccTTATTTATTTacagaaaaataattttatatttttcattttcaaATTTCTATATAAACtctagtttttatttttttatagaaaataggagaaaaaaaatataaaacatgTTCATATGCGAAAAATAAAAAGTGAatttatgattcaaataaatagaaaaatattcatatctttcataattaaaaaattattataaaatatattttaaaatttattttatttttaatgttttttaattattttataataatatgattacttttttaaataattattcaattttaattataaaaaattataatagaatttcaattataaaaaattataatataattttaattataaaaatatcattGTTTTCTATTTTGAAAATAATTGTAAAACAAACTTttattataaaagaaaataatagaaaacaactcaaaattattttctaaatctcagttaaattttataaaattggaTTTCAATTCTCTATCATGAAACtctgttttttaatttttttttctaaataatttaaaaaaattaatctaattttttaTGAGCGAATATACTcattttttctttaatcttataaatatttattttaagcaTGCCAAATACaaaagaaatattttttttaaaatattattgacagAATAAATAGAGCGTTAAACTATAATTGGAAACCATTTGGCAAAAATGTTGGTTCATGCCCAAGACAATTTGGATGTTTCTTTATCTTTCAAAAGATCttgcaaataaactctaaaatattttatatagtcTCACTATTTTATAGAATATTTTAATTGCTCTCCTTATATATAGATTAaagtatatttttttaaaaaaataaaaattaaataattaacaaaaattctttgtatttcatttatttatgAGGGCAGGTGAAAATAGGCGTAGCTACGGTCTGGTTTCAAATTGAAATCGACTGGGTAAAAATTGGAATCAACTTTGAATTGGATTGAAATTGCCATTTCACAATTTGGTTTAagttcttactttttagaaattGTGAATCGACGATTTAAATCAGATTAAATCAATAGTTTCGAGCTGAATTAAATCGGTGATTTAAATATAAAAGAACTTAATAAATACCATATTAcattcctaattcatttatataaattgTAAGTTATCTATAacgttattttttatattttttttaatttttaatactctctaattttttttaaaattctttaaataattatttttcatactctttttaattttaattactttcttaatttttctattttattattttataaattcactaaaaatttttatattatttcaattaatctattattattttatatttttaataccctttattttttttattttatatttttttaattatcaaattttatcatgtaatttaaaaaaaagggCAAGTAATAAActaaaaactttaatttttctaaatcttatgtaaaattaaattcatataccttttttaatttctttaaaaaaaattaacttcaCTTCTAAtttttaaatctaaattttttcttattaaaattttcataaaaataaatttattttattttattttattttaattgacatatttaaaagaaaaatatatttttataaatataatttaattttaaatcaataaaaaaatattttaattttttttaaattaattttaaatcatCCCTAAATCAATCATCTTGAATCATCCTTTTTCCAATTCacctttaaatcattttaaattgAGGCTCGAATTGAAACCAACAATTTAGTAACTATCTTTCAAATTGTTCTGTAACGATTTGATTATGGTTCGAAACCCGTAACCAATGGTTCTCACCCCTAGTTGAAAATCTTTAGCAAGTTGATAAATATGATCTTTCTTCTACTTCCAAGCTCTCTGTACAGGCCACTCGTAGTCGTAGCCAATCCCAATCTCTCACACACAACCAGACTTTGTAAATTAGAAATTGGTGAACGAAACTTGCCAATTTTAAGCTTATATTTCTCTATTTCCTTGTAATTTCTCACGAAAAAGGAGAACGATGACATGCTGTGCGGCGTTTGGAAACCGGATAACCATATACAATCCTCTCCCAGAGATTAAATTATTCAGGATTAGGAGTACTAGCAGTGTTAGATTGAACAAGTATTATGGAGGTTACAGTTTCGCCAAGCAAATTTTCTGTTCCAACGTTTTCCCACCTCAAAACAACTATTTGGAGCAGAAGAAACTTGGGGTTCACTATGACAGTCTCAGAATCTTGGAATGGGATAAGC
This is a stretch of genomic DNA from Hevea brasiliensis isolate MT/VB/25A 57/8 chromosome 12, ASM3005281v1, whole genome shotgun sequence. It encodes these proteins:
- the LOC110637929 gene encoding disease resistance protein RUN1, producing MSSTSPIDFVGIDSRIERVESLLCIGSLDVRIVGIWGMGGIGKTTIAEAVFKRNLAQFESCHFFANVREESEKHGLLNFRSELLSKICGKGNFNRRTPNFGFSFGKNRLCRKKALIVLDDVNSSMQLQELLVDLCHLFGQGSKIIVTSRDRQVLKSGVDEIYEAESLNRDESLLLLSVHAFNQNHPFQEFMQSSKSAIYYAKGNPLALIVLGCFLFEKRKQDWEIALNKLRRTSNVGIKNVLRLSYDGLETEDKEIFLDIACFFKGEDVYFVKRILDGCGFSMDLGINILVDKSLITISNNKLWMHDLLQEMGWEIVQKESIEEPGKRSRLWHHEDVYHVLTKNTGTQEVEGIALDLSQTKELRLTSNTFKKMYNLRLLKFHDSDFENFSKVHFPDEGLTFHSNKLRYLHW
- the LOC131171161 gene encoding disease resistance protein RUN1-like, with the protein product MLNNSGKECRYILISKWIKSDLVKLKRIDLSYSEYLIQIPDLSNAKELESLNLKGCTNLVEVSSSVQNLNKLEYLNMEGCKNLSCIPSTFASKLIRTLNLVGCSNLKKFPEIAGNVEELFLNYTAIEVVPSAIECLTKLVSLRLTSCAKLRSLPSHICKLKCLRMLNLCGCSKLESFPEILEAMEGLKYLYLANCRNLQSLPNSIGNLKNLAELDLRGTMIKELPSSIEHLTGLDQLELQNCKSLVNLPDSICNLKSLKNLHIDGCPKLDKLPENLDNLESLEDLDISGSAVKQLPSSIIHLKSLGRLLFRVQDSAGLLQIPTAIDRLSSLKTLFLSGNNFESIPASIEHLSQLHSLDVAYCRRLRSLPELPGSLQHLYAHECTSLESVLSSKHFSEIDYMLESSNFKHFALPIASKWIKRLAEAFLQGSVKIHLPGGEIPMWFCNQNMGSSVSMQLHSSYSQLKGIALCVVLEFEENYVDSGLIVRCKCHFKTNHGGSSDLNFNLNNWLQWYYKPILFKSDHLFVWDDPCFEANIIDEDWFGKYSEATFEFFPLDYKENLLRNCKVKKCGVRLLICERIAIRTYNSDEEEEPCPKRLKCLQE